From the genome of Eriocheir sinensis breed Jianghai 21 chromosome 47, ASM2467909v1, whole genome shotgun sequence, one region includes:
- the LOC126981167 gene encoding uncharacterized protein LOC126981167 has product MFAPDENITKLHKPVTVSPTEEVQYTYRLVSCSVFALTEAVTIAQDMSRFRASWAEVGGTGRLVCRVRAAPPPNFVWSSSSDLILLNSDKYTIHEPQLTDGLVTWESVLEVTRIRHQDYTSYRCSARNSLGSDSVLVHLRPPSRPLPPLHLSVANVTAEEVWLTWTPNLEGGAPRGYNVRYRPVNSTSYQYLEVEGGLTSAARIGGLDPGRKYTMGVQASSPHGRSHFVSHTVLTWPGHDTEPPTSFQGLAGGGAASTGGRGVGGGADGMGQGGGGASRLPRFMLLLLTLTGAALLLINLSIITCFVRRRAAAAAAAAAAAAATASTSSKSTSVSIFRVSATSSPAHHSSEVFLSLHSLPTPSPAEGQDEAAIIEAPTPETDKLAARALSSPSLPSLEVGESNTLFTREPDVCSLSSSVYDNVLCLEELQGRTLEAHKKVNINSHQRDGAPEPILPQGLRPQVAEGHADQAPQLVQDALQSLPRNPGLQQDQYPQQEQDLYPVFQSQNTTPPKPFKIHPYSPLHQHSSQQSPVQHDAYYQLQPQHTFQTLPQEQYTQAGQPEPCQPPHQPAGQRDVDSSIQQLTFPSSSHQQSCFSLPLLIETPQQQPLQDDDINNQDSLGERQPPLQAASLNTSYTVINPDTLSHTSHMSLLDAGERPQLFDTHD; this is encoded by the exons ATGTTTGCACCAGACGAAAATATTACAA AGCTTCATAAGCCAGTGACTGTTAGTCCGACAGAGGAGGTACAGTACACTTACCGCCTTGTCTCATGCTCTGTATTTGCACTTACAGAGGCGGTAACAATAGCCCAAGACATGAGCAGATTTCGAGCGTCCTGGGCCGAGGTGGGCGGCACCGGGCGGCTGGTGTGCCGGGTGCGGGCCGCCCCGCCGCCCAACTTCGTCTGGAGCAGCTCCAGCGACCTCATTCTGCTGAACAGCGACAAGTACACCATCCACGAGCCTCAG CTGACGGACGGGCTGGTCACGTGGGAGTCAGTGCTGGAGGTCACCAGGATCCGTCATCAGGATTACACCAGCTACCGCTGCTCCGCCCGCAACTCGCTGGGCTCAGATTCCGTGCTGGTGCACCTCAGGCCACCCAGCCGCCCGCTGCCGCCCCTCCACCTCTCG GTGGCTAACGTGACGGCAGAGGAAGTGTGGCTCACCTGGACCCCAAACCTGGAGGGCGGTGCTCCAAGAGGCTACAATGTCAGATACCGGCCCGTCAACAGCACGTCCTACCAG TACCTGGAGGTGGAGGGCGGCCTGACCTCGGCAGCACGCATCGGGGGGCTGGACCCCGGCCGGAAGTACACGATGGGCGTGCAGGCGTCAAGCCCCCACGGCCGCTCTCACTTCGTCAGCCACACCGTGCTGACGTGGCCAG GTCACGACACGGAGCCGCCCACCAGCTTCCAGGGCCTCGCGGGCGGCGGTGCAGCGTCAACGGGAGGGAGGGGCGTTGGGGGCGGTGCGGATGGGATGGGGCAGGGTGGCGGCGGCGCCTCCAGGCTGCCCCGcttcatgctgctgctcctcacGCTGACGGGCGCCGCGCTGCTGCTGATCAACCTCTCCATCATCACCTGCTTCGTGCGACGCAgagccgccgctgccgctgccgccgCTGCAGCCGCCGCGGCCACAG CGTCCACTTCTTCAAAGAGCACGTCGGTGAGCATCTTCCGGGTGAGCGCCACCTCCAGCCCCGCCCACCACTCCAGCgaggtcttcctctccctccactccctgccCACGCCGTCTCCCGCAGAGGGTCAG GATGAGGCAGCGATCATAGAGGCTCCGACGCCAGAAACGGACAAACTCGCCGCCAGAGCGTTATCTTCGCCTTCGTTACCATCCCTGGAGGTGGGGGAGAGCAACACTCTCTTCACAAGGGAGCCCGACGTGTGTTCCCTGAGCTCCAGTGTGTACGACAACGTGCTGTGTCTTGAAGagctccaggggaggacccttgaGGCCCACAAGAAAGTGAACATAAATTCTCATCAAAGGGATGGCGCACCGGAGCCCATCCTTCCCCAAGGCCTCCGTCCACAGGTGGCTGAAGGGCACGCAGACCAGGCGCCGCAGCTGGTCCAGGACGCCCTACAGTCCCTCCCTCGCAACCCAGGCCTCCAACAGGACCAGTATCCACAGCAGGAACAAGATTTGTACCCAGTCTTCCAATCCCAGAACACGACTCCTCCAAAGCCTTTCAAAATCCACCCCTACTCCCCGCTACACCAGCACAGTTCTCAGCAGAGTCCGGTCCAGCACGATGCTTACTACCAGCTGCAGCCACAGCATACATTCCAGACCCTGCCACAGGAACAGTACACCCAGGCAGGCCAGCCAGAGCCGTGCCAGCCGCCCCATCAGCCAGCAGGGCAACGTGATGTCGACTCATCCATACAACAACTCACCTTTCCGTCGTCTTCACATCAACAGTCGTGCTTCAGTCTCCCGCTCCTTATAGAGACCCCGCAGCAGCAGCCTCTGCAAGACGACGACATAAATAATCAAGATAGCCTCGGTGAGCGTCAGCCACCCTTACAGGCCGCCTCCCTGAACACCTCTTACACTGTCATCAACCCGGACACTCTAAGCCACACCTCCCACATGAGTCTCCTCGATGCAGGTGAGAGACCGCAGCTGTTTGACACACATGACTAA